The following are from one region of the Capsicum annuum cultivar UCD-10X-F1 chromosome 1, UCD10Xv1.1, whole genome shotgun sequence genome:
- the LOC107855121 gene encoding zeatin O-xylosyltransferase-like — protein MATNAASLANNNQNCTKKEDVVMVMVPFPAQGHLNQLLHLSRRVSSYSLQVHYVGFNTSIEQAKLRVHGWDPVTDTTRNIHFREIPIPSSYNIQSPCSNMSKFIASSLDLSLTLREPVIAFLNELSSTTRKVVIVYDSLMAFVVQDIVSIPNVSAYCFHAVSAFTTSSIIWQGIEKFLHLPTCLGKCARKLLKIPEELPSLESSFTHEFLDFISMQDKHQNICSGNIFDTCKVVEGPHLEILAKLHGLLRRGNQWALGPFNPIKIQKNSKDHCHKCLRWLDKQGPNSVILVSFGTTSSLSSEQIKELAMGLEKSDQKFIWVVRDALLGEGKEVNIPNGYEERIQGRGIIVKDWAPQFEILAHSSIGGFMSHCGWSAWRDWEHHDDLITSTIVENAVRKLMDSPEGNEMRMRVMELGKKVRESMKEGGVSRMEMDSFIAHVTRD, from the exons ATGGCTACAAACGCTGCTTCTCTAGCAAACAATAACCAAAATTGCACCAAAAAAGAAGATGTTGTAATGGTGATGGTGCCCTTTCCAGCTCAAGGACATCTAAATCAGCTCCTTCATCTCTCTCGTCGCGTGTCATCGTACAGCTTACAAGTCCATTATGTCGGATTTAACACTTCTATCGAACAGGCAAAACTTCGGGTCCATGGTTGGGATCCTGTCACTGATACCACTCGTAACATCCATTTCAGAGAAATTCCAATACCTTCATCTTATAATATACAATCTCCTTGTTCAAACATGTCAAAATTCATTGCATCATCACTTGATTTATCTTTGACCTTGAGAGAGCCAGTAATTGCATTTTTAAATGAACTCTCTAGCACAACTAGGAAAGTGGTTATTGTTTATGATAGCTTAATGGCTTTTGTGGTTCAAGATATAGTTTCTATACCAAATGTCTCTGCCTATTGTTTTCATGCCGTCTCTGCTTTTACCACAAGCTCCATTATTTGGCAAGGCATAGAAAAATTTCTCCATCTTCCTACATGTCTTGGGAAATGTGCAAGGAAACTTCTTAAAATTCCAGAAGAACTTCCATCCCTTGAGAGTAGTTTCACACATGAGTTCTTGGATTTTATTAGCATGCAAGATAAGCATCAAAATATTTGCtctggaaatatatttgatacatGCAAAGTTGTTGAGGGGCCCCATCTTGAAATTCTTGCAAAATTACATGGGCTACTAAGAAGAGGCAACCAATGGGCTCTTGGTCCCTTTAATccaatcaaaatacaaaaaaattcaaaagatcaTTGTCACAAATGCTTGagatggcttgataaacaaggaCCAAACTCAGTGATATTAGTTTCATTTGGAACAACAAGTTCTTTATCTAGTGAACAAATCAAAGAGCTTGCAATGGGATTAGAAAAAAGTGATCAAAAGTTCATTTGGGTAGTGAGAGATGCTTTGCTAGGAGAAGGCAAAGAAGTCAATATCCCAAATGGATATGAAGAAAGAATACAAGGAAGAGGGATTATTGTAAAAGATTGGGCACCCCAATTTGAAATCTTGGCGCATTCATCAATAGGCGGTTTTATGAGTCATTGCGGATGGAGTGCATGGAGA GACTGGGAGCATCACGATGATTTGATTACGTCAACAATAGTTGAAAATGCTGTTAGGAAATTGATGGATTCACCAGAGGGAAATGAAATGAGGATGAGAGTCATGGAACTTGGTAAAAAAGTTAGAGAATCCATGAAGGAAGGTGGTGTTTCTAGGATGGAGATGGATTCTTTCATTGCTCATGTTACTAGAGACTAG
- the LOC107855113 gene encoding uncharacterized protein LOC107855113, producing MNQKWFHSWSVVEGNMAIFSKTDLEIVKQLSGAPSLGQETVTQQGKFESFYRDLIVGFGKWEFDPTQVSNPCPENKGNVHIWQGYEDKIIPRKLNQYIVEKLGWIKYHKVPDAGHFFIYNATLYETILRELVNG from the exons ATGAATCAAAAGTGGTTCCATTCTTGGAGTGTTGTGGAAGGAAATATGGCCATTTTTAGCAAAACTGATTTGGAAATAGTGAAACAGTTATCCGGAGCCCCTAGTCTTGGTCAG GAAACGGTAACACAACAGGGGAAGTTTGAATCGTTCTACCGGGACCTGATAGTAGGTTTTGGGAAATGGGAATTTGATCCAACGCAAGTTTCTAATCCTTGTCCAGAGAATAAGGGAAATGTCCATATATGGCAAGGTTATGAGGACAAAATTATACCAAGAAAACTCAATCAGTACATAGTAGAGAAGCTTGGTTGGATTAAATATCATAAAGTTCCTGATGCTGGACATTTCTTTATTTACAATGCTACTCTATATGAAACCATCTTGAGGGAACTAGTGAATGGATGA